A genomic window from Arthrobacter sp. FW305-BF8 includes:
- the ilvA gene encoding threonine ammonia-lyase — MNTPESLPVTLDDVLEAQKLLDGIIARTPVESSRALGRLVGGEVYFKCENLQRAGSFKVRGAYVRMARLSESDKKRGVVAASAGNHAQGVAVAAKSLGIKARIYMPLGVALPKLAATRSHGAEVVLHGHNVDEALAEAQRYADDTGAVFVHPFDNVDVVAGQGTLGLEILEQVPNVDTILMGVGGGGLLAGVAVAVKARAKELGRDIRIIGVQAENAAAYPPSLAADALVPLKKVSTMADGIAVGRPGQLPFSIIRELVDDVVTVSEDSLARALIFLLERAKMVVEPAGAVGVAALMDGKIENPGTTAVVLSGGNIDPMLMLKVIQRGLSAAGRYMTVRMMLDDRPGSLATIARIIAENDANVTGLDHTRVGGSISMGDVSITVNLETKGHEHGEQVLGALRAEGFQPIVVH; from the coding sequence GTGAACACCCCCGAAAGCCTTCCCGTCACGCTGGACGATGTCCTTGAGGCGCAGAAGCTGCTGGACGGGATTATTGCGCGGACCCCGGTGGAGTCCTCCCGCGCCTTGGGCCGCCTGGTGGGCGGCGAGGTCTACTTCAAGTGTGAGAACCTGCAGCGCGCCGGCTCCTTCAAGGTGCGCGGCGCCTACGTGCGGATGGCGCGCCTCTCCGAATCGGACAAGAAGCGCGGCGTGGTGGCGGCTTCCGCCGGCAACCACGCACAGGGCGTGGCCGTCGCCGCCAAGAGCCTGGGCATCAAGGCCCGCATCTACATGCCCCTCGGCGTGGCGCTGCCCAAACTCGCCGCGACGCGCAGCCACGGCGCCGAGGTGGTCCTGCACGGACACAACGTGGACGAGGCACTGGCAGAGGCCCAGCGCTATGCCGACGATACCGGCGCAGTCTTCGTCCACCCCTTCGACAACGTGGACGTCGTTGCCGGCCAGGGCACCCTGGGGCTGGAGATCCTCGAGCAGGTGCCCAACGTCGACACCATCCTGATGGGCGTCGGCGGCGGCGGCCTGCTGGCCGGCGTCGCGGTGGCCGTCAAGGCCCGCGCCAAGGAACTCGGCCGCGACATCCGCATCATCGGCGTGCAGGCAGAAAACGCGGCCGCCTACCCGCCGTCGCTGGCAGCGGACGCCCTGGTGCCGCTGAAGAAGGTTTCCACCATGGCCGACGGCATCGCCGTGGGCCGGCCCGGGCAGCTGCCGTTCAGCATCATCCGCGAACTGGTGGACGATGTGGTCACCGTCAGCGAAGACTCCCTGGCGCGGGCCCTGATCTTCCTGCTGGAACGCGCCAAGATGGTCGTTGAGCCCGCCGGCGCGGTGGGCGTGGCGGCCCTCATGGACGGCAAGATCGAGAACCCCGGAACAACCGCCGTCGTGCTGTCCGGCGGCAACATCGACCCCATGCTGATGCTCAAGGTGATCCAGCGCGGCCTCTCCGCCGCCGGCCGGTACATGACCGTGCGGATGATGCTTGATGACCGCCCGGGCTCGCTCGCCACCATCGCCCGCATCATCGCCGAGAACGACGCCAACGTGACGGGCCTCGACCACACCCGAGTGGGCGGCTCCATCAGCATGGGCGACGTCTCCATCACCGTGAACCTCGAGACCAAGGGCCACGAGCACGGCGAACAGGTTCTCGGCGCTCTCCGCGCCGAGGGCTTCCAGCCGATCGTGGTGCACTAG
- a CDS encoding rhomboid family intramembrane serine protease: MLDSPGEAPATRETAAARAKGGLLVVGSFVALLFAIELLNTVLLHSLNGVFGLRPRSADGVLDVFTFPLLHANLNHVLSNALPLIIFGFLVFLSGLRVFVTAVACSWLGSGLAVWLIGAGGVTVGSSGLVFGLFAFLLVRGFFNRSWWQILLSVVLFLTYGSILFGIIPNIAGYVSWQAHLGGAAGGVLAAVVLRARASRR, from the coding sequence ATGCTGGACAGCCCGGGAGAGGCACCCGCCACCAGGGAAACGGCGGCCGCCCGTGCCAAGGGCGGGCTGCTGGTGGTGGGATCGTTCGTGGCGCTCCTGTTCGCCATCGAGCTGCTCAACACGGTGCTGCTGCACTCGCTGAACGGCGTCTTCGGCCTCAGGCCCAGAAGTGCCGACGGCGTCCTGGACGTGTTCACCTTCCCGCTGCTGCACGCCAACCTCAACCATGTGCTGTCCAATGCGCTGCCGCTGATCATCTTCGGGTTCCTGGTGTTCCTGTCCGGGCTCCGGGTCTTCGTCACGGCCGTTGCCTGCAGCTGGCTCGGCTCCGGGCTGGCCGTGTGGCTGATTGGCGCCGGCGGGGTCACCGTGGGCTCGTCCGGACTGGTCTTCGGCCTGTTCGCGTTTCTCCTGGTGCGTGGATTCTTCAACCGCAGCTGGTGGCAGATCCTTCTCTCGGTGGTGCTGTTCCTGACCTACGGCAGCATCCTTTTCGGGATCATTCCGAACATTGCTGGATACGTGTCCTGGCAGGCCCACCTGGGCGGCGCCGCAGGCGGCGTCCTGGCCGCCGTCGTGCTCCGGGCGCGGGCATCCCGGCGCTGA
- the greA gene encoding transcription elongation factor GreA yields MSTTNSAPAAWLTQEAFDRLKAELDHLSGPGRAEIVQKIDAARQEGDLKENGGYHAAKEEQGKIEARIRQLTVLLRDAHVGEAPADDGIVEPGMIVVARIAGDEETFLLGSREIAGDSDLDVFSDKSPLGAAIMGHKEGDKLSYTAPNGKDISVEIISAKPYSG; encoded by the coding sequence GTGTCTACCACTAACAGCGCGCCTGCAGCTTGGCTTACCCAGGAAGCTTTTGACCGCCTGAAGGCAGAGCTGGACCACCTTTCCGGCCCTGGCCGTGCGGAAATCGTCCAGAAGATCGACGCTGCGCGTCAGGAGGGTGACCTCAAGGAGAACGGCGGCTACCACGCTGCGAAGGAAGAGCAGGGCAAGATCGAGGCCCGCATCCGCCAGCTGACCGTTCTGCTCCGCGACGCCCACGTCGGCGAGGCACCGGCCGACGACGGAATTGTTGAGCCGGGCATGATCGTCGTCGCCCGCATCGCCGGCGACGAGGAGACCTTCCTGCTCGGCTCCCGCGAAATCGCCGGCGACTCGGACCTGGACGTCTTCAGCGACAAGTCCCCGCTCGGTGCCGCGATCATGGGTCACAAGGAGGGCGACAAGCTCAGCTACACCGCCCCCAACGGCAAGGACATCTCGGTGGAGATCATCTCCGCCAAGCCCTACTCGGGCTAA
- a CDS encoding DUF4307 domain-containing protein — protein MTTEDKSGTSQPADISLANRYGRPKRGLSRRAKRWAVIVALAIGMGFLAWVSTSNATASVTFKDIGYRTTDATQSVVDFQVTREPGTAVKCAVKALDSKFAVVGWKVVDIPPVEQDAQGQSADGGRTLAQRVVLRTESQAVSGVVDSCWIPKPAA, from the coding sequence GTGACTACCGAGGACAAGTCGGGCACTTCCCAGCCTGCAGACATTAGCCTAGCCAATCGCTATGGCCGTCCAAAGCGCGGGCTGTCCCGAAGGGCCAAGCGCTGGGCGGTTATCGTTGCCCTGGCAATCGGGATGGGCTTTCTGGCCTGGGTCTCCACGTCCAACGCCACGGCGTCGGTGACGTTCAAGGACATCGGCTACCGGACCACCGACGCCACCCAGTCCGTGGTGGACTTCCAGGTGACGAGGGAACCCGGCACGGCGGTCAAGTGCGCCGTCAAGGCGCTCGATTCCAAGTTCGCCGTGGTCGGCTGGAAAGTGGTCGACATTCCGCCGGTGGAGCAGGACGCGCAGGGCCAGAGTGCCGACGGCGGGCGCACCCTCGCCCAGCGGGTTGTCCTGCGCACCGAATCGCAGGCTGTCTCGGGCGTCGTGGACAGCTGCTGGATCCCGAAGCCCGCGGCCTAG
- the mca gene encoding mycothiol conjugate amidase Mca — MTASTSQPPKLRLLTVHAHPDDESSKGAATMAMYAAAGVDVMVATCTDGSRGDIQNPAMEGAPHPKRDMAGARRLEMNEAARILGVRQRWLGFVDSGLPEGDPLPPLPAGCFALQPLERAAGPLVRLVRDFKPHVIVSYDENGGYPHPDHIMAHRVAVEAFEAAGDPARYPGTGDAWEPSKLYYDRAFSPERFRALHFALEEAGLQSPYAQRLAAWLEADAEGHTPPLPKHETTTQVDCGDFFEARDDALRAHRTQVDPLGFFFAVSAEMQARVWPWEDYTLIQSKVPQELPERDLFAGLR, encoded by the coding sequence ATGACAGCGTCCACCAGTCAGCCGCCGAAGCTTCGCCTGCTGACAGTCCACGCCCACCCGGATGACGAATCCAGCAAGGGCGCAGCCACCATGGCCATGTACGCCGCGGCCGGTGTGGACGTTATGGTCGCCACCTGCACGGACGGCTCACGCGGTGACATCCAGAACCCGGCCATGGAGGGCGCGCCCCATCCGAAGCGCGACATGGCCGGTGCCCGCCGCCTCGAAATGAACGAGGCCGCCAGGATCCTCGGCGTCCGGCAGCGCTGGCTGGGATTCGTGGACTCGGGGCTGCCCGAAGGGGATCCGCTTCCGCCCCTGCCGGCCGGTTGCTTCGCGCTGCAGCCCTTGGAACGGGCGGCGGGGCCCTTGGTCAGGCTGGTCCGGGACTTCAAGCCCCACGTCATCGTCAGCTACGACGAAAACGGCGGCTACCCGCATCCGGACCACATCATGGCGCACCGGGTTGCGGTGGAGGCCTTCGAGGCCGCAGGGGACCCGGCCAGGTATCCCGGCACCGGTGATGCGTGGGAGCCGAGCAAGCTCTACTACGACCGCGCTTTCAGCCCGGAACGCTTCCGCGCCCTGCACTTCGCGCTCGAGGAGGCCGGGCTCCAGTCGCCCTACGCCCAGCGCCTGGCCGCCTGGCTAGAGGCCGACGCAGAGGGGCACACCCCGCCGCTGCCAAAGCATGAGACCACCACCCAGGTGGACTGCGGCGACTTCTTCGAAGCCCGCGACGACGCCCTCCGCGCCCACCGGACCCAGGTGGACCCGCTGGGTTTCTTCTTTGCGGTGTCGGCGGAGATGCAGGCGCGCGTCTGGCCGTGGGAGGACTACACGCTGATCCAGTCGAAGGTGCCCCAGGAGCTGCCGGAAAGGGATCTCTTTGCGGGGCTAAGATAG